A genomic stretch from Salarias fasciatus chromosome 18, fSalaFa1.1, whole genome shotgun sequence includes:
- the LOC115405594 gene encoding von Willebrand factor C domain-containing protein 2-like has product MAQRPAERAVRTAVWALLLCAQAALGFSVAGHNDSSTCEANGSIYYVGEWYFLDSDHCTQCECTAEGSSCARTACTSLPAACIHVSHYPTDCCPRCEKIGCEYRGVVYELGQNFQPSECEQCTCDSDGIARCLVADCAPPPCVNPVYQPGKCCPECRDGPNCYVNASRAQVIPAGEPVWVDSCTKCRCHDGQDAGYWEGNRLATCSRLKNCKPEQH; this is encoded by the exons ATGGCACAGCGTCCCGCGGAGCGCGCGGTGCGCACGGCCGTCTGGGCGCTCCTGCTGTGCGCGCAGGCCGCCCTGGGCTTCTCGGTGGCCGGGCACAATGACAGCAGCACCTGCGAGGCCAACGGGAGCATATACTACGTCGGGGAGTGGTATTTCCTGGACTCCGACCACTGCACCCAGTGCGAGTGCACCGCGGAGGGCTCCTCCTGCGCCCGCACGGCGTGCACCTCTCTGCCGGCGGCGTGCATCCATGTCAGCCACTACCCCACCGACTGCTGCCCCCGGTGCGAGAAGATCGGCTGCGAGTACCGGGGGGTGGTGTATGAGCTGGGCCAGAACTTCCAG ccaTCCGAGTGTGAGCAGTGCACCTGTGACAGTGACGGCATCGCCCGCTGCCTGGTGGCCGACTGCGCTCCGCCGCCCTGCGTCAACCCCGTCTACCAGCCGGGGAAGTGCTGCCCCGAGTGCAGGGATG gtccgaACTGTTACGTCAACGCGTCGCGGGCTCAGGTGATCCCCGCCGGAGAGCCCGTCTGGGTGGACTCCTGCACCAAGTGTCGCTGCCACGACGGGCAGGACGCCGGCTACTGGGAGGGGAACCGGCTGGCCACGTGTTCCCGCCTGAAGAACTGCAAGCCCGAGCAGCACTGA